Within Microbacterium oryzae, the genomic segment AGCTGCTGAAGAGCCGCGCGAAGAAGATCGACAGCCTGCGCGAGTTCGTGCCCACCGCGAAGGGCGAGGACTGGGAGCTCATCCAGGCCGGCCAGCGTGCGCAGGTCATGAAGGGCGGCAAGCTGCAGTTCGGCACCGAGGTGGTCTCGGCGGCGGATGGCTCGATCGCCGGTCTCCTGGGAGCGTCGCCGGGAGCATCGACGGGCGCGACCATCATGCTCGACGTGCTGAAGGCGTGCTTCCCCGACCGGATGCCCGCGTGGGAGCCGCAGCTCAAGCAGCTGATCCCCACCTACGGCGAGACGCTCAACATCGACCCCGAGAAGGCGCGCTCGGTGACGGATCGCACCGCCGAGGCGCTCCGCATCGCCGCGTGACGGCGGCGCCGGAGGCGGCCTCCGGCCCGCTCATCACGGTGGCCGCGATCGCCTTCCTGCGTGCGGATGGCCGGGTGCTGACCGTCCGCAAGCGCGGCACGTCGGCGTTCATGCTGCCCGGCGGCAAGCCGGAGAATGGCGAGAGCGCCGTCGAGACGGCCATCCGCGAGGTGCATGAGGAGCTGGGCATCCGCGTGGCCGCGACGCAGCTGAACCTGCTCGGCGCATTCGCCTCGCGCGCCGCCAATGAGGCCGGGCACGCCCTGCTGGCCACCGTGTTCACCTCGCGCGCCGCAGTGGCCCCGGTGGTGCAGGCGGAGATCGACGAGGCGCGCTGGGTGCTGCCCGCGGCGGCCATCGACGACGCGACCGAGGCGCCCCTCAACCGCGAGCACGTGTTCCCGCTTCTCGCGGGCCGCTGAGCCGACGCGGACTACACTCTTCCGGTGGCCAAACTCTACTTCCGCTACGGCGCGATGAACTCGGGGAAGTCCACGGCGCTCCTCCAGGCCGCCTACAACTACGAGGAGCGGGGGCAGGCGGTGCTGCTCGCGAAGCCCGCCATCGACACCAAGGGCGCCGATCAGGTGGCGTCGCGCCTCGGCATGACCCGGCAGGTCGACTTCCTCATCGGCGCGGGCGACGACGCGGGGGAGCTCTTCGCCCGGCACCGCGAGAACGTGCGGCGCTCCGCCGCGGATGCGCTCATCCCGGGCGGCCGGGCGACGGACGTCGCCTGCCTCCTCATCGACGAGGCGCAGTTCCTCACGCCCGCGCAGGTCGACGAGGTGTTCCGCATCGCCGTGCTCGAGGACGTGCCCGTGATGGCCTACGGGATCCGCACCGACTTCCGCACGCAGGCGTTCCCCGGCTCCCGCCGCCTCCTCGAGATCGCGCACGCGCTCGAGGAGCTGAAGACGATCTGCCGGTGCGGCAGGAAGGCGCTCTTCAACGGCCGGCGGATCGCAGGGCGCTTCGTCTTCGACGGCGACCAGGTGGCGATCGACGCGGAGGGCGCCCCCGTGCGCGACGAGCACTTTGTGACCTATGAGTCGCTGTGCGGCGTCTGCTATCTCGAGGAGTCCGGGGGAGTGCTCACGCCCGGGTGAGCATGTTGACGTCAACATGACGTGCGGCCTACGCTGAGGGCATGCGAGTTCTCCTTGCCGGCGGAGCCGGATACATCGGTGCGCACACCGCGGTGGCGCTTCTCGAGGCCGGCCACGAGGTCGTGCTGCTCGACAACCTCGACAACACCAGCGACGTGGTGGCCGAGCGGCTGCAGCAGATCACGGGCACGCCGGTGACGCTGGTGGTCGGCGACGCGGCCGACGACGAGGTGGTGGAGGGCGCGTTCGCCGCGCACGGGCCCTTCGAGGCCATCATCCACTTCGCAGCCCACAAGGCCGTCGGGGAGTCGACGCAGAAGCCGCTGCAGTACTACGCGAACAACCTCGACTCCACGTTCGCGCTCCTGCGGGTGGGGCTCGCGCACGGCATCCGCTCGTTCGTGTTCTCCTCGACCGGGACGGTCTACTCCAACCCCGCCGACCTGCCGTTCGCCGAGAGCGCCACGCGCGACCTCGTCGAGCTGTCGAACCCGTACTCGAAGAGCAAGCTCATCAACGAGGTCATCCTCGCCGACGTGCAGCGGGTGAACCCCGAGCTCAACGTGACGCTGCTGCGCTACTTCAACCCGGTCGGAGCGCACGAGTCCGGCCTGATCGGCGAGGACCCGCAGGGCATCCCCAACAACCTCATGCCCTTCGTCGCGCGCGTCGCGGTGGGCTCGCTCCCGGAGATCAACGTCTTCGGCGACGACTACGACACCCCGGACGGCACGGGCCTGCGCGACTACATCCACGTCGTCGACCTCGCTGAGGGTCACGTCGCGGCGCTCGAGAAGGCCGAGCCCGGCCTGAAGAGCTACAACCTCGGCACCGGCCGCCCCGTCAGCGTGCTCGAGCTCATCGCATCGTTCGAGAAGGCCGTCGGGCGCGAGCTGCCGAAGGTCGTCGCGCCCCGCCGCCCTGGCGACCTCGCCGCGACCTACTGCGACCCCTCGCAGGCCGAGCGCGAGCTGGGCTGGAAGGCGCGGTTCGGCATCGACGACATGACGACGAGCGTGTGGGCGTGGCAGCAGAAGAACCCGCGCGGCTACGCCGGCTGACGGCCCCGCAGACAGCAGAACGGCTCCCGGAGATCCTCCGGGAGCCGTTCTGCTGTTCCGTCGCGTCAGGCGCGTGCGGGGAGGGTGGGGATGAGCTCCTCGAGCTTGGCTGCGGTGTCCTCCCAGCCGGTCACGGAGACGCAGGAGACGCCCATGGCGAGGACGGGGTAGTCGTTGCCGTCGGCGTCGAGGCGGTCGCCGTAGAAGAGCATGTCATCGAGGTCGATGCCGGTCTCCTCCGACAGCTGCCGCATGCCGTAGGCCTTGTCGATGCCCTTCCGGGTGATGTCGACGGAGGTGGAGCCGCCGGAGCGGACCTCGAGGTCGGGCACGCGGGCGGCGACGGCGTCGCGGAGGGCGGACTTCTTCTCGCTGGTCGGGTCCCACGCCTTCTTGATGTCGACGGGGGCTGCCTGGCCGAGGGCGGAGAAGGTGATCTGCGAGCCGCGGTCTTCGAGGATGGGCCCCCAGGTCTCGGACTCCCAGTAGCCCAGGCGCCTGGCCTCCTCCTCGACGGCGGCGAGGGCGCGGTGCTTCTCGTCGTCGGTCAGCTCGCGGGCGTACACGGGGGTGAAGTCGCCGCCCTCGTGCCGGAAGTACTGCGTGCCGCAGGTGGGCAGCAGGTGGATGTGCGCGACCGCGTCGGAGGCGGGCAGGCGGTCGACGACCTGGTTCCGGAACTGCTGGATCTGCCCGCCGGAGATCACGGCGACCTCGACGCGCTCGGCGAGGGCGATGAGCAGCTCCCCGATGCGCGGCTCGATGGGCGACTTCGAGGGGGCGAGGGTGTCGTCGAGATCGAAGGCGACGAGGCGGGGGATGGCAGGCATGACTCTCCGGATGGCGGAAGGGCGCGAACCGCACCAGCCTACGCGACGCGCATGGGCCATCCCGGGGAGCCGGCGGGAACGAGAAGAGGGACCCGCTCTCGCGGGTCCCTCTTCTCGTTCTGGTCGGGGTGACAGGATTTGAACCTGCGGCCTCGTCGTCCCGAACGACGCGCGCTACCAAGCTGCGCCACACCCCGTGGCAACCCGTCTACTCTACCCGATCCCGAGCCGTCCGCCGAATCGGCGTGTCCCCGGGAGCGCCGCGGTCACCGGCTGCGCGGCGCCAGCGTGAGGAGCGAGACCTCGGGCGGGCACGCGAAGCGCACGGGGGAGTAGATGGAGTGGCCGAGGCCGGCACTGACGTTGAGCGGCACGGTGCGGCCGTCGTGCGTCCATGTGGAGAGCCCGCGGGCCTGCCGGGTGGGGAGGTCGCAGTTCGACACGAGAGCGCCGTAGAACGGCACCCGCACCTGGCCGCCGTGCGTGTGGCCGGCGAGGATGACATCCGCTCCGACGTCGGCGAAGCGGTTCAGCACGCGCTGGTACGGCGCGTGGGTGACGCCGAGCGTGAGCGGCGCCTGCGGCAGGGCCGCCACGAGGCCGGGGAGGCCGTCGAGGTCGTCGAGCCGATGGTGCGCGTCGTTCACGCCGAACACGTTGACGGGCGTGCCGTGGATCTCGACGGTGCCGGCGGCGTTGTTCAAGCCGGTCCAGCCGAGCTCGTCGGCGAAGAACGTGTCGAGGGCGTCGGTGTCGAGCGGGGGTGCGGACTGGCGGCGCTTCGAGGGCCCGGTGATGTACCGCAGCGGATTGCGGGGAGACGGCTCGTACAGGTCGTTCGATCCGTGCACGAAGACGCCCGGCACGCCGCGGAAGGGCGCGAAGGCGCGGCGGATGCCGTCGAGGCCCTCGGGGTGCCCGAGGTTGTCGCCCGTGTTGACGACGAGGTCGGGACGCAGCGACGCGAGCCGCGCCATCCACTCCTGCTTGCCGCGCTGCCACGGCGCCATGTGGGCGTCGGAGACGTGCAGGATGCGGATCGGGTCCGCCCCCGGCTGCAGCACGCGCACCGTGTGGTGGCGGACCGTGTAGAGGTGCCGCTCGATGCCGATGCCCCAGACGGCGGCCGCGGCCCCGGCGCCCGCGAGGGCGCCGAGGGTCGCAAAACCGGCCCGTGCTGCCGGCATCAGTCGTCGTCCTTGCTCTTGTCGTCCTTCTTGTCGCCGCCCTTGTCGTCGCCGCACGACTTCGCCGCGTAGTTCACGCGGATGGTCGTGTCGGGCGACGCGACCGCGCCGGCTTCGGGGTCGGTCGAGGTGGCCTTGCCGTCGCCCGCATTCGGCTGCTTCTCGCAGCTGCCGCGCTCGACGTTGGAGAAGCCGGCGCCGGTGATCGCGGCGAACGCGGCCTTCATCGACATCCCCGACACGTCGGGCACGGCCGAGGCCTTGCCGTCGCTCGGGAAGATCGTGACGTTGGCGCCGCCGGCGGCCTGGCCCGCACCCGGGTCCTGACGCTGGATGGTGCCCTTCGGCTGGTCGCCCGAGACGGTGTCGCCGACGGTCACGCCGAAGCCCTTGCCGCGCAGGACATTGGTCGCCTCCTCGACGGACATGCCGGTGACGTCGGGCAGGTCCACGAGGATCCGGCGCGTGAGGTTCGAGTCGGGCGTCGGGAACGGTGCGCCGGGGTAGTGCTGGTTCGCAGCGGCCTGGATGGGGCGAGCCAGCTCGTAGCGCACGTCGTTGCCGAGGATCCCGTTGCTCCAGACGCGACGGAGGTCCGTCGTGCCCCGGGTGTTGCCCACCCACACCGCGGTGGTGGCGGCGGTCGAGGACTCGATCATCATGGTCGAGATGTTCTCGTGCGTGCCGGTCTTGCCGATGAGCTCGGTGCCGTCGCCCGGGTTCGCCCGCGAGCCGGTGCCGCCGCCGGCCATGACGGTCTTCAGCGCCGCGGCGGCGGTGGCCGCGATGTTCGGCTCGATGACGGGCTCGCAGCCCGTCTCGGGAACCTGCACCTCCTCGCCCTTCACATCGGTGATGTGATCGATGGCGTGGGGCGTGCAGCGCACGCCGTTGTTGGCGATGGTCGCGTAGGCCGACGCCATCGAGAGGGGGGCGATGGCCTTCGAGCCGAGCACATCGTAGAGAGCCGGCGTCTCGGTCACCGCGCCGCCGTTGCCGAGTCGGACGCCGAAGCGCTCCGCGACGCGGTTGATCTCGCACACGTCCAGCTGCTCGGCCATCGCGAGGAAGCCGGAGTTCAGCGAGTCGCGCGTGAAGTTGGAGATCGTGCCGGTGTAGCCGCCGCTGTTGCCGAAGTTGCCGATCTTCGTGCTGTTGGACTGCGGGGCGCCGTCGCACTTCCACTGGAAGACGCGGTTGTTCCCGTTCAGCACCTCGTTGATCGACCGGCCGTTCTCGAGCCAGTCGATCAGGGTGAAGAGCTTGTACGTGGAGCCGACCGCGAAGCCGTTGGACGAGCCGTGCGCGTAGTCGGCGGCGTAGACGAGCGAGGAGTACCCGGGCTGGGTCGTGACGACCTTCTCGTCCTCGGAGAAGTGGGTGTTCTGCGCCATCGCGAGGATCTTGCCCGTGCCGGGTTCGACGGTCACCGCCGCGGCGCCGAACTCGATGCCGTCGATATGCGAGGCGGCCGTGGCCTTCATCGCGTTCTCGGCGGGCATCTGGATGTTGAAGTCGAGCGTCGTGTAGACGTCGAGGCCGCCGCGACGCAGGGTCTCCCAGCGGTCCGCCTTCTCCTTGCCGAAGGCCGGGTCGTTGAGGATCGTCTCCTGCACGTACTTGCAGAAGTAGGCCGAGCCGCCGGCGGCCTCGCAGCCGGTCTCCCGCGGGTTGATCTTCGGCTCGATGGCCTCCGCGATCGCCTCGTCGTGCTGCTCCTGCGTGATCTTGCCGTCTTCGAGGAGCCGCCCGAGGACGTAGTCGCGGCGCTGCTTCGTCGAGGCGTAGCCGTCCTCGGCGCCGTTGTGGGCGACGCCCTCGCCATCCGTGTACGAGCCGTCCGGCAGATCGACGCGGTAGCGGTTCGGGTTCTGCACCATGCCGGCGAGTGTCGCGGCCTGGTTGAGCGTCAGCTTCGCGGCGGTGGTGCTGAAGTAGTACTGCGCTGCCGCCTCGATGCCGTAGGTCGAGCCGCCGAAGTTGGCGATATTGAGGTACCCGATGAGGATCTCGTCCTTCGAGTACTCCTGCTCGATGGAGATCGCGTACCGCATCTCCTGGAGCTTGCGCTCGTAGCCCTCCGCGCCATCCGCCTCGGTCGCCTCGTAGTAGCAGGCCTGCTGCTCCTCGGAGCCGAACGGGGCCTCCTGCTCGCACTTCTGGATGAGCACGTTCTTGACGTACTGCTGGCTGATCGACGAGCCGCCCTGCCCGTTCGACCCGCTCTGCAGGTTGCTGAGGAGCGCGCGCGTGGTGCCGATGAGGTCGACGCCGCCGTGCTCGTAGTAGCGCGGGTCCTCGCTGGAGAGGATCGCGTCGTACATCGTCTGCGTGACGTCCTCGTACTCGAGGGGGATGCGGTTCTGGTCGTAGAACGACGTGAGGGCGAAGTCCTTGCCGTCCAGACCCTTCGCGTAGATCGTGGTCGGCAGCATGGGCGTATCCACCTCGAGATACGCGGGAAGCTTGTCGAACATCGTGATCGCGCTGGACGCGGCAGAGCCGGCGACGGCGATCGCGGGGGTGACGGTGGCGGTGACGAGGACACCGGCGATGGCGCTCAGGCCGACGAGGCCGAGCATCCCGCCGAGCACACCGCTCGCAGTCTTTTTCACTCCGGGCATAGGCTGATCGTAGGGGAGTTCCCTGAGCATCCCGCCGTTCGCGGCGCTCTCGCGCCGCATTCCCAGTGCCGTCTCGGCCTCGACGACAGGAGTTCCATGACCACGTGGGAGTACCTCACCACGCCGCTTCTCATCCACAACACCGCGGCCATCCTCAACAACTGGGGCAAGCAGGGCTGGGAGCTCGTGCAGGTCGTCCAGGGCCCCGAGGGCGGTCTGGTCGCCTACCTCAAGCGCCCGCTCACCGAGGCGGGGCCGTCGAACACCGGCCTCGGCGCCGCCGCCGATGCCGCCCGCCAGTTCGAGGGCGGCGCGCAGTGACGGTCTCCGCGCGCCTGGCCGAGCTCGGCATCGAGCTGCCGGCCGTCGTCGCGCCGGTCGCGGCCTACATTCCGGCCAAGGTGCACGGCGACGTCGTGCAGACCTCGGGTCAGCTCCCGATGGTGGCCGGCGCCCTGCCGCAGACCGGAAAGGTCGGCGCGGGCGTCTCCGCGGAGGACGCGAAGGGCCTCGCCCGCACCTGCGCGCTGAACGCGCTCGCCGCCGCCGCCGACGCCGTGGGCGGCGTCGACCGGCTCACGGGTGTGCTGAAGGTCACCGGCTTCGTCGCCTCCGACCCGGCGTTCACCGGGCAGCCCGGTGTCATCAACGGCACGAGCGAGGTGCTCGGCGAGATCTTCGGCGAGGCCGGGCGCCACTCCCGCTCGGCGGTCGGCGTGCCCGTGCTGCCGCTCGACTCGCCCGTCGAGGTCGAGGTGGCCTTCCTCTTCGAGTGAGCCATGACGTGAACGGGCCGGGCATTCCGCAGAATGCCCGGCCCGTTTCGTCTCACGTCGCCCGCTCGACGTCCGAAGACGTCAGCGCACCTGCGCGGAGATGACGCTCATCACGGCGGTGTCGGCGAGGGTCTGCGTGTCGCCGACCTCGCGGCCCTCGGCGACGTCGCGCAGCAGGCGCCGCATGATCTTGCCGGAGCGGGTCTTCGGGAGCTCGCCCACGATGTAGACGTCGCGCGGGCGCGCGATCGGACCGATCTGCTCGCCGACCCATGCGCGCAGCTGGTTGGCGAGGCCATCCGGGCCGTGCTGCGTGAGGTAGCTCTCCTTGAGGATGACGAAGGCGACCACCGCCTGGCCCGTCGTCTCATCCGAGGCCCCGACGACGGCCGCCTCCGCCGTCGCCTCGTGCGCGACGAGCGACGATTCGATCTCCGCCGTCGAGAGACGGTGCCCGGAGACGTTCATGACGTCGTCGACGCGGCCCAGCAGCCAGACGTCGCCGTCCTCGTCCAGGCGCGCGCCATCCCCGGCGAAGTAGTAGCCGTGGCTCTCGAACTTCTCCCAGTACGTCTCGCGGTAGCGCTCGGGGTCGCCCCAGATGCCGCGCAGCATGCTCGGCCAGGGCTCCGTGACGACGAGCAGGCCGCCGTTGCCGTTGCCGACGTGCTCGGCCTTCTCGTCGACGACGTCGATGGAGATGCCGGGAAGCGGCACCTGCGCGCTGCCGGGCTTCGTCTCGGTGACGCCCGGCAGCGCCGACACCATGATCGCGCCGGTTTCCGTCTGCCACCACGTGTCGACGATGGGGGTCTTCCCGCCCCCGATGACATCGCGGTACCAGACCCAGGCCTCGGGGTTGATGGGCTCGCCGACCGACCCCAGCACGCGCAGGCTCGACAGATCGCGCTGCTGCGGGATGACGCGGCCCTGCTTCATGAATCCGCGGATGGCGGTGGGCGCGGTGTAGAGGATGGTCACGCCGTACTTCTCGACGATGTCCCACCAGCGGCCGGGCTTCGGGAACTCGGGCGTCCCCTCGTAGAGCACCTGGGTGGCGCCGTTGGCGAGCGGGCCGTACGTCACGTACGTGTGCCCGGTCACCCACCCGATGTCAGCGGTGCACCAGTAGACGTCGGTCTCGGGGTGGAGGTCGAACACGTTCCGGTGGGTGTAGGCGGCCTGCGTGAGGTAGCCGCCCGAGGTGTGGAGGATGCCCTTCGGCTTCCCGGTGGTGCCGGACGTGTAGAGGATGTAGAGCGGGTTCTCCGCGGGGAACGCCTGCGCGACGTGGTCGGCGGGGGCGGCGGAGACGGCCTCGTGCCACCAGAGGTCCCGGCCCTCGGTCCACTCCACGTCGTTCTCGCCGCGGCGCACGACGAGCACGTGCTCGACGGTGAGCTGCGCGCCGTCGCCGCGGTCGGCGAGCGCCTGGTCGACGGCCGGCTTGAGCGCCGAGACCTTGCCCTTGCGGTAGCCGCCGTCGGCGGTGATGACGAGCTTCGCGCCGGCGTCGTCGATGCGCGAGCGCAGGCTGTCGGCGCTGAAGCCGCCGAAGACGACGGAGTGGATGGCGCCGACGCGGGCGACGGCGAGCATCGAGGCGATCGCCTCGGGGATCATCGGCAGGTAGATCGCCACCCGGTCGCCGGCCTCGATGCCGAGGTCGGTGAGCACGTTCGCGAGGCGCTTGACCTCGTCGGTGAGCTCCGCGTAGGTGACGCGGCGGCTGTCGCCCGGCTCGCCCTCCCACAGCAGCGCCACCCGGTCGCCGTTCCCGGCCTCCACGTGCCGATCGAGGCAGTTGTAGGCGACGTTGAGCTCGCCGTCTGCGAACCACTTGGCGAACGGCGGCGTCGACCAGTCGAGCACCTGCGTGAACGGCTTCTCCCAGTGCAGCAGCTCTTGCGCCTGCTCGCCCCAGAACCCCTCCCGGTCTGCCTTCGCGCGCTCGTACAGGTCGGCGCCGGCCACCGCCTGCGCGGCGAACTCGGGGGATGGCGCGAAGCGCCGGCTCTCGGTGAACAGGTGGTCGATCTGGCTGGACATTCGATCGCTCCTTCGCGGACAGTCTCTCGGGCCGCGACGACGCGGCGACGGCGATCACGCCGTTCCCCCGAATGTACGTCGGGCGGCAGGTGGTCGGTACCGCCGAAAGTCGGGGGCTCGTCGTGTGCCCAGGCGGCGTGTCCCCGCGCGGTTCTCCACGGATGGCCGCAGCGGCCGTTCTCGAGACGCCGGTCTCCGTAGCGTCGGAGCATGGCCGTCCCCTTCATCGTCCAGCCGCGCGGACGCCCCCGCCGCGCCGCGGACGGGCGTGCGGAGAGCCCGCACCGGGACGACCAGGCGGCGCGAGCGGACCTCGGTCCGCTCGCGCCGTACCTCGCCGACGGCGGGGTCACCGATCTCTTCGTCAACGGCACGGCGGGACTGTTCGTCGACCGGGGGTCCGGTCCGGAGCGGGAGGCGAGCTGGCGTGCCTCCGAGCGCGAGGTGCGCGATCTCGCGACCGCGCTCATCGCCCGAGGCGGGCGGCACATCGACGAGGCGACTCCGTGCGTGGACGTGCGCCTCACCGGCGGTCTGCGCGTCCACGCGGTGCTGCCGCCGGTGAGCTCCGGCGGCACGGCGCTGTCCATCCGCATCCCTCGGCTCGCCCACGCCGACCTCGCCGGCCTCTGCCGCGGCGGCACCTTCGCCGCGGAGGTGCGGGACTGGCTGATCGAGGTCGTCCGCGCGCGGCGGAACGTGCTGGTGACCGGGGCCGCGGGCACGGGGAAGACCACGCTGCTCGCCGCCATGCTCTCGCACGCACCGGCCAACGAGCGCATCGTCACGATCGAGGATGTCGCCGAGCTCCGCATCGCGCATCCCCATCACATCGCCCTCGAGGTCCGGCAGCCGAATCTCGAGGGCGTCGGGGAGATCGGCCTCGCGCGGCTCGTCCGCGAATCCCTGCGGATGCGACCCGACCGCATCGTCGTGGGCGAGTGCCGAGGGGAGGAGGTGCGCGAGCTCCTCACCGCGCTCAACACCGGACACGACGGCGGCGCGGGAACGCTGCACGCCTCCGGTCTCGACGACGTGCCCGCCCGGCTGGAGGCGCTCGGCGCGCTCGCCGGCATGGACGACCACGCGGTCGCGCGGCAGGTGGAGAGCGCGATCGCGTTCGTCCTGCACCTCAAGCGCGATCGCGCGGGGCAGCGCCGCCTCGCCAGGGTCGGGCGCTTCCGCGAGTCGGGCCAGCGCCTCGGCATCGAGGAGGTGGAGCCGTGGCGCTGAAGCGCGGTGAGGATCGCACGGCCGCGGTGGCGGAGACCGTGCTGCGGCTGGCCGTGCTGCTGCAGGCCGGGGCGGCGCCGGCCTCGGCCTGGCGACACCTCGGGGAGGCCGGAGATCGAGACGCGGAGGCGATCGTCGCGCGGGCGGCGAGCGGCGTGCCCCTCGTCGAGGCGATCGAGGCCCAGGCGACCGAGGGGAGGAGCCCTGCGCAGACGCGACTGGCGACCGCGTGGCGCGACGTGGCGGCGGCCTGGGAGGTGTCGATCGCGGTCGGTGCGCCGCTGGCCGAAAGTCTGCGCGCCATGGCGGGCGCGCTGCGCGACGCGCAGGAGAGCGGAGACGACGTGCGGGTCGCCCTCGCCGAGCCCGCCGGCACGGCGCGCCTCATGGGATGGCTGCCGCTCTTCGGCCTGCTCATCGGGGGTGCGCTCGGCTTCGACACGCTCGGCGTGCTCTTCGGCGACCCGATCGGGCTCGTCTGCCTGGGCGCGGGAGCTTCGCTTCTCATCCTCGCCCGCGTCTGGACGGCGCGGCTGGTGCGAGCGGCCCAGCCGCCGCCCGGCACGCCGGGCATGACAGCCGAGCTCGTCGCCATCGGCCTCGCCGGCGGCGTCTCCGTGGAGCGCGCCCGGCGTCTCGTCGATGAGGCGCCGGGCGGCCCGCGCGGAGATGACGGGACCGCCCCGGTGCTGGCGCTGTCCCGCTCGGCGGGCGTGCCCGCCGTCGAGCTGCTGCGCGCGTCGGCCGCGCACGATCGACATGACGCGCGAGTGCGCGGGCGGATGCGCGCCGCGCGGCTCGGGTCGCGGCTGCTGCTGCCCCTCGGCGTCTGCACGCTCCCCGCGTTCCTGTGCCTGGGCGTCGCGCCCATGATGCTCAGCGTCCTCCGCTCGACGCCGCTACCCGTCCTCGGCGGCTGAAACCCCCTCCACCCGGAGAACCCCACAGAGAGAAGGAGCATATGACCGAGAGAACTGGAACTCCGTCGCGGCTCGTCGCGCTGCTCGACGACGACACCGGAGCGTCGACCGCGGAGTACGCGATCGTCACGATGGCCGCCGTCGCATTCGCCGGCATGCTGGTGATGATCATGCGGTCGGGGGAGGTGCAGCAGATCCTCACCGATCTCGTGCGCCGCGCCCTCACGGTGCCCTGATGCCGAGGGCGGTGCGACGGCGGCTTCCCCTGCTCGACGACCGCGGCGCGGTCGCAGCGGAGCTCGCCGTCGCACTGCCTGCCGTCCTCCTCGTCGTCGCGCTCGGAATCGCCGGTCTCGGCGCGAGCGCGCGGCAGGTGCAGCTGCAGGATGCGGCCGCCGACGCGGCGCGCCTCCTCGCCCGAGGGGAGGGTCACGGCAGGGCGGCCGGAGTCGCCGCCGCCGTGGACGGCGCGCTGTCCGTGGCGCACGAGGGCGACCTCGTCTGCGCCACCGTCGCCGCGACGGTGCGGCTGGGCGGTGCCGCACTCCCGCTCTCGGCGTCCAGCTGCGCGCTCGCGGGAGGGGTGTGATGGCCGGGTCCGCGATCGGAGCGGGCGTCATCGCCGTCGCCGGACTGCTCGTGCTGGGGCTCTCGGCCGCGGGCGGCGCCGCGGCCGAGAGCCAGCGCCTCGCGGGCACGGCCGACGCCGCCGCGCTCACCGCGGCCGACGGCCTGAGCGGTGCCGTGCCCGGAGACGCCTGCGGGCTCGCCGCCGCGGTCGCCGCGTCCGCGAGGGCGGAGGTGGCGTCCTGTAGCGTGGACGGTCTCATCGCAACGGTCTCCGTCCGCTCCGGATTCGGCGGATTCACCGTGGTGGCCGCCGCCCGAGCCGGGCCGCCGCCGTCGTGAGCAGCGACCCTCTCCTCTGAGAGCCGCGTCGGTGCGCGCTGTGTATGGTGTGCTTCGAGGAAAGGACGCCCCTTGGCATCAGGCAAGACGGCAGCGGGCAAGGCCCCGGCCGGCAAGACTCTCGTCATCGTCGAGTCTCCGACGAAGATGCGCTCTATTCAGGGCTATCTCGGCGACGGATACGAGGTGCTGAGCTCGGTGGGGCATATCCGCGACCTCGCCGACAAGCGCGACATCCCCGAGAAGGATCGCGAGGCGTACGGCAAGTACTCGATCGACATCGAGCACGGCTTTGAGCCGTACTACGTGGTGAGCGACCGCAAGACGAAGACCGTCTCCGAGCTCAAGCGCGCGGTGAAGGAGGCCTCCGAGCTCCTGCTCGCCACCGATGAGGACCGTGAGGGCGAGGCCATCGCCTGGCACCTCCTGGAGACGCTGAAGCCCAAGATCCCGGTGAAGCGCATGGTCTTCCACGAGATCACGCCCGACGCCATCCGCGCGGCGGTCGACAAGACGCGCGAGCTCGACCTCGCGCTCGTCGACGCCCAGGAGACCCGCCGCATCCTCGACCGCCTG encodes:
- a CDS encoding metallophosphoesterase, yielding MPAARAGFATLGALAGAGAAAAVWGIGIERHLYTVRHHTVRVLQPGADPIRILHVSDAHMAPWQRGKQEWMARLASLRPDLVVNTGDNLGHPEGLDGIRRAFAPFRGVPGVFVHGSNDLYEPSPRNPLRYITGPSKRRQSAPPLDTDALDTFFADELGWTGLNNAAGTVEIHGTPVNVFGVNDAHHRLDDLDGLPGLVAALPQAPLTLGVTHAPYQRVLNRFADVGADVILAGHTHGGQVRVPFYGALVSNCDLPTRQARGLSTWTHDGRTVPLNVSAGLGHSIYSPVRFACPPEVSLLTLAPRSR
- a CDS encoding HAD-IIB family hydrolase, which produces MPAIPRLVAFDLDDTLAPSKSPIEPRIGELLIALAERVEVAVISGGQIQQFRNQVVDRLPASDAVAHIHLLPTCGTQYFRHEGGDFTPVYARELTDDEKHRALAAVEEEARRLGYWESETWGPILEDRGSQITFSALGQAAPVDIKKAWDPTSEKKSALRDAVAARVPDLEVRSGGSTSVDITRKGIDKAYGMRQLSEETGIDLDDMLFYGDRLDADGNDYPVLAMGVSCVSVTGWEDTAAKLEELIPTLPARA
- a CDS encoding NUDIX hydrolase; protein product: MTAAPEAASGPLITVAAIAFLRADGRVLTVRKRGTSAFMLPGGKPENGESAVETAIREVHEELGIRVAATQLNLLGAFASRAANEAGHALLATVFTSRAAVAPVVQAEIDEARWVLPAAAIDDATEAPLNREHVFPLLAGR
- a CDS encoding thymidine kinase, with protein sequence MAKLYFRYGAMNSGKSTALLQAAYNYEERGQAVLLAKPAIDTKGADQVASRLGMTRQVDFLIGAGDDAGELFARHRENVRRSAADALIPGGRATDVACLLIDEAQFLTPAQVDEVFRIAVLEDVPVMAYGIRTDFRTQAFPGSRRLLEIAHALEELKTICRCGRKALFNGRRIAGRFVFDGDQVAIDAEGAPVRDEHFVTYESLCGVCYLEESGGVLTPG
- a CDS encoding transglycosylase domain-containing protein; protein product: MPGVKKTASGVLGGMLGLVGLSAIAGVLVTATVTPAIAVAGSAASSAITMFDKLPAYLEVDTPMLPTTIYAKGLDGKDFALTSFYDQNRIPLEYEDVTQTMYDAILSSEDPRYYEHGGVDLIGTTRALLSNLQSGSNGQGGSSISQQYVKNVLIQKCEQEAPFGSEEQQACYYEATEADGAEGYERKLQEMRYAISIEQEYSKDEILIGYLNIANFGGSTYGIEAAAQYYFSTTAAKLTLNQAATLAGMVQNPNRYRVDLPDGSYTDGEGVAHNGAEDGYASTKQRRDYVLGRLLEDGKITQEQHDEAIAEAIEPKINPRETGCEAAGGSAYFCKYVQETILNDPAFGKEKADRWETLRRGGLDVYTTLDFNIQMPAENAMKATAASHIDGIEFGAAAVTVEPGTGKILAMAQNTHFSEDEKVVTTQPGYSSLVYAADYAHGSSNGFAVGSTYKLFTLIDWLENGRSINEVLNGNNRVFQWKCDGAPQSNSTKIGNFGNSGGYTGTISNFTRDSLNSGFLAMAEQLDVCEINRVAERFGVRLGNGGAVTETPALYDVLGSKAIAPLSMASAYATIANNGVRCTPHAIDHITDVKGEEVQVPETGCEPVIEPNIAATAAAALKTVMAGGGTGSRANPGDGTELIGKTGTHENISTMMIESSTAATTAVWVGNTRGTTDLRRVWSNGILGNDVRYELARPIQAAANQHYPGAPFPTPDSNLTRRILVDLPDVTGMSVEEATNVLRGKGFGVTVGDTVSGDQPKGTIQRQDPGAGQAAGGANVTIFPSDGKASAVPDVSGMSMKAAFAAITGAGFSNVERGSCEKQPNAGDGKATSTDPEAGAVASPDTTIRVNYAAKSCGDDKGGDKKDDKSKDDD
- the galE gene encoding UDP-glucose 4-epimerase GalE, translated to MRVLLAGGAGYIGAHTAVALLEAGHEVVLLDNLDNTSDVVAERLQQITGTPVTLVVGDAADDEVVEGAFAAHGPFEAIIHFAAHKAVGESTQKPLQYYANNLDSTFALLRVGLAHGIRSFVFSSTGTVYSNPADLPFAESATRDLVELSNPYSKSKLINEVILADVQRVNPELNVTLLRYFNPVGAHESGLIGEDPQGIPNNLMPFVARVAVGSLPEINVFGDDYDTPDGTGLRDYIHVVDLAEGHVAALEKAEPGLKSYNLGTGRPVSVLELIASFEKAVGRELPKVVAPRRPGDLAATYCDPSQAERELGWKARFGIDDMTTSVWAWQQKNPRGYAG